A single window of Hyphomicrobiales bacterium DNA harbors:
- a CDS encoding conserved exported hypothetical protein (Evidence 4 : Unknown function but conserved in other organisms), whose amino-acid sequence MPDRCSLFRFFALAGPLLAVFGTVNLPHAALADPRDIAVEVRNLSEPVRCAEKDNVYLPFQAAANGPMPRSFRIEVLHPAYIGTLAADRQAPDWAQCDMTADPVFLGQPRETTLVDNDRFRLIAYSYPSLWRPSTVPVVIGDKREEGVHLLQLWTKEKNGRSEEVVVVYPQDGYWRGRPLSPKHLGNSAYGTSFLVGPVETEGRPIVALKTLSFDPATGDFHMEFARGGSGSVAITTLDQDRLALSVNFDGAVPDDHPFAALRSMYVTETNADAARVAWVHQDGKGWGEEPVMAFRQAATPEFWLGRTLPSRHNTSAPDVTLSQFRAAMVEAAAPKPTLTSGAPARSDKDAPKTEAPKALAPITR is encoded by the coding sequence ATGCCCGATCGCTGCTCGTTGTTCCGGTTCTTCGCGTTGGCCGGCCCGCTTCTGGCTGTCTTCGGTACCGTCAATCTTCCGCATGCGGCCCTTGCTGATCCGCGTGATATCGCGGTGGAAGTTCGTAACCTGAGCGAGCCGGTGCGGTGCGCCGAGAAGGACAATGTTTACCTGCCGTTCCAGGCGGCAGCGAACGGCCCGATGCCGCGCAGCTTCCGTATAGAGGTGCTGCACCCGGCCTATATCGGCACCCTAGCGGCTGATCGGCAGGCACCTGACTGGGCGCAGTGCGACATGACGGCCGATCCGGTCTTCCTGGGGCAACCCCGCGAGACGACGCTGGTTGACAACGATAGATTCCGGTTGATCGCCTATTCCTATCCTTCGCTCTGGCGGCCGAGCACGGTCCCCGTGGTCATCGGTGACAAGCGCGAGGAGGGCGTCCATCTCCTGCAGCTTTGGACGAAGGAGAAGAACGGCCGGTCCGAAGAGGTCGTGGTCGTCTATCCTCAGGATGGCTACTGGCGGGGCCGGCCTTTGAGCCCGAAGCATCTCGGCAATAGCGCCTATGGCACATCCTTCCTTGTCGGTCCCGTGGAGACCGAAGGCAGGCCCATCGTTGCCCTGAAGACCTTGTCTTTTGATCCCGCAACAGGTGACTTCCACATGGAGTTCGCGCGCGGCGGATCTGGCTCAGTCGCCATCACGACCCTGGACCAGGACCGGCTGGCGCTGTCCGTCAATTTCGACGGTGCCGTGCCGGACGATCATCCCTTCGCCGCACTGCGTTCGATGTATGTAACCGAAACCAATGCCGACGCGGCCCGCGTCGCCTGGGTTCATCAGGATGGCAAGGGCTGGGGCGAGGAGCCCGTCATGGCGTTCAGGCAGGCTGCGACGCCAGAATTCTGGCTCGGCCGGACTCTGCCCTCGCGCCATAATACAAGTGCACCGGACGTCACGTTGAGCCAATTCCGAGCGGCCATGGTTGAAGCGGCCGCGCCGAAGCCAACCCTAACCTCGGGCGCGCCCGCGCGTTCGGACAAGGACGCACCGAAGACCGAGGCACCGAAAGCCTTGGCACCGATCACCCGCTGA
- a CDS encoding RES domain-containing protein encodes MLILWRAYVPRWAHAPLSGEGAAQFGGRWNPVGVPALYAARELSTAWAEYNQGFVQHPATIAQISLSGAKLADLCDAAGLAAHQVDETIHHCEWRAALDEGEIPATHRLQARLVAAGFDGVIYPSFMSPGGSCVSLWRWNAPDAPKLTVIDPEGRLPKSAASWR; translated from the coding sequence ATGCTCATTCTCTGGCGTGCCTATGTGCCCCGTTGGGCGCATGCGCCTTTGTCCGGAGAAGGTGCTGCCCAATTCGGAGGCCGTTGGAATCCGGTCGGCGTGCCGGCGCTCTATGCCGCGCGTGAGTTATCGACCGCCTGGGCCGAATACAATCAGGGCTTTGTTCAGCACCCCGCGACGATCGCGCAGATCAGTCTCAGCGGCGCCAAGCTCGCCGATCTTTGCGACGCCGCAGGGCTTGCGGCCCATCAGGTCGACGAGACAATCCATCACTGCGAATGGCGCGCCGCGCTCGACGAGGGCGAAATCCCCGCCACGCATCGGTTGCAGGCGCGTCTGGTCGCGGCTGGGTTCGACGGTGTGATCTATCCGTCCTTCATGTCGCCTGGCGGCAGTTGCGTCTCGCTCTGGCGCTGGAACGCCCCGGACGCCCCGAAGCTCACCGTGATCGATCCCGAGGGGCGACTGCCGAAGTCGGCGGCGTCCTGGCGATAG
- the xdh gene encoding D-xylose dehydrogenase, translating into MAVQRLGLIMHGITGRMGYNQHLVRSICAIRDQGGVALPNGDRVMPDPILVGRNGEKIAAIAKKHGISRTSTDLDGALANPEDTVFFDAGSTVMRAGLLTRAIEAGKHVYSEKPIAETIEEALAVAQLARARGVKNGVVQDKLYLPGLRKIKMLNEAGFFGRILSVRGEFGYWVFEGDWGQPAQRPSWNYRKGEGGGIILDMLCHWRYVLDNLFGEVKAVSCLGATHIPTRIGEDGKPYTADADDAAYATFELEGGIIAQINSSWAVRVKRDDLVTFQVDGTHGSAVAGLTRCFTQHRVNTPRPVWNPDQPQTMQFAEQWDEVPDNQVYDNGFKAQWEDFIRHVAADTPWKFDLMQGVKGVQLAELGLKSWAERRWLDVPPVETLAQAR; encoded by the coding sequence ATGGCGGTACAGCGTCTCGGGCTTATCATGCACGGCATCACCGGTCGCATGGGCTATAATCAGCATCTCGTTCGATCGATCTGCGCCATTCGGGATCAGGGCGGCGTGGCGCTGCCGAACGGCGATCGGGTCATGCCGGACCCCATCCTGGTCGGACGCAACGGCGAAAAGATCGCCGCGATTGCCAAGAAGCACGGCATCTCGCGCACATCGACGGATCTCGATGGCGCGCTGGCCAATCCTGAGGACACCGTCTTCTTCGACGCGGGCTCCACCGTCATGCGGGCCGGTCTGCTGACCCGGGCCATCGAGGCCGGCAAGCATGTCTATTCGGAAAAGCCGATTGCCGAGACGATCGAGGAAGCGCTCGCTGTTGCCCAGCTTGCCCGCGCGCGCGGGGTCAAGAACGGCGTGGTGCAGGACAAGCTCTACTTGCCGGGCCTGCGCAAGATCAAGATGCTCAACGAGGCCGGTTTCTTCGGTCGCATCCTCTCGGTGCGCGGTGAATTCGGCTACTGGGTGTTCGAGGGCGACTGGGGGCAGCCGGCGCAGCGGCCAAGCTGGAACTATCGGAAGGGCGAAGGCGGCGGCATCATTCTCGACATGCTCTGCCATTGGCGCTACGTGCTCGACAACCTCTTCGGCGAGGTGAAGGCGGTGAGCTGCCTCGGCGCAACCCATATCCCGACGCGCATCGGCGAGGACGGAAAGCCTTATACCGCCGATGCCGATGATGCCGCCTATGCAACCTTCGAACTCGAGGGCGGCATCATTGCCCAGATCAACTCATCCTGGGCCGTGCGCGTGAAGCGCGATGATCTCGTGACCTTCCAGGTCGACGGCACTCATGGCTCGGCCGTTGCCGGTCTCACCCGCTGCTTCACCCAGCATCGCGTGAACACGCCGCGGCCCGTTTGGAACCCCGATCAGCCCCAGACCATGCAATTCGCGGAGCAATGGGACGAGGTCCCTGACAATCAGGTCTATGACAATGGCTTCAAGGCCCAGTGGGAGGATTTCATCCGCCACGTGGCGGCCGATACGCCGTGGAAATTCGACCTCATGCAGGGGGTGAAGGGCGTGCAACTGGCCGAACTCGGCCTGAAGAGCTGGGCGGAACGTCGCTGGCTCGACGTGCCGCCGGTCGAGACCCTGGCCCAAGCGCGGTGA
- a CDS encoding conserved hypothetical protein (Evidence 4 : Unknown function but conserved in other organisms), producing the protein MAMTNLSLPKMDGGFETYTVRNAPLPAPASGAAPQFNRIAYAAVHVVADPFANNDPWLDIAIDWDKTIAFRHYLWDLGFGVAEAMDTAQRGMGLDWANAQTLIRHSLEAARSRPGALIAVGAGTDQLAPSPDVTIDDVIRAYEEQIETIEAMGGRIILMASRALAKAARSPDDYARVYGRILAQVKEPVILHWLGEMFDPALEGYWGSGDHDAAMATCLDVIASHADKVDGIKVSLLSKDKEIRMRRLMAAGNATAGVRMYTGDDFNYAELIAGDEQGYSHALLGIFDAIAPAASAGLARLGAGDQAGFHEILAPTVPLSRHIFKAPTRFYKTGVVFLAYLNGLQDHFTMLGGQQSARSIVHLAELFRLADAARCLKDPDLAAARMRKVLAVAGVD; encoded by the coding sequence ATGGCCATGACGAACCTCTCCCTCCCCAAGATGGACGGCGGCTTCGAGACCTACACGGTCCGCAACGCCCCCCTCCCGGCCCCGGCATCGGGCGCGGCGCCTCAGTTCAACCGCATCGCCTATGCGGCCGTGCATGTGGTCGCGGATCCGTTTGCCAATAATGATCCGTGGCTCGATATCGCGATCGACTGGGACAAGACGATCGCCTTCCGCCATTATTTGTGGGATCTCGGCTTCGGCGTCGCCGAGGCGATGGACACCGCCCAGCGCGGCATGGGCCTCGACTGGGCCAATGCCCAGACGCTCATCCGGCATTCGCTGGAGGCGGCCCGCAGCCGTCCCGGCGCGCTGATCGCCGTCGGTGCCGGCACGGACCAGTTGGCCCCCTCCCCCGATGTCACCATCGACGACGTGATCCGCGCCTATGAAGAGCAGATCGAGACGATCGAAGCCATGGGCGGGCGCATTATCCTGATGGCGAGCCGTGCGCTCGCCAAGGCGGCCCGGAGCCCGGATGACTATGCCCGCGTCTACGGACGCATTCTCGCGCAGGTCAAGGAGCCGGTCATTCTGCATTGGCTCGGCGAGATGTTCGACCCGGCGCTTGAAGGCTACTGGGGCTCGGGCGACCATGACGCGGCGATGGCGACCTGCCTCGACGTCATCGCCAGCCATGCGGACAAGGTCGACGGCATCAAGGTCTCCCTCCTCTCGAAGGACAAGGAGATCCGCATGCGGCGGCTCATGGCCGCCGGCAACGCCACCGCCGGCGTGCGCATGTATACGGGCGACGACTTCAACTATGCCGAATTGATCGCCGGTGACGAGCAGGGCTATTCCCATGCACTGCTCGGCATCTTCGATGCAATCGCCCCGGCGGCCTCGGCGGGTCTTGCCCGGCTTGGAGCAGGTGACCAGGCCGGCTTCCACGAGATCCTGGCGCCGACCGTTCCGCTGTCGCGCCATATCTTCAAGGCGCCGACCCGCTTCTACAAGACCGGCGTCGTGTTCCTCGCCTATCTCAATGGCCTACAGGACCATTTCACCATGCTCGGAGGGCAGCAAAGCGCCCGCTCCATCGTGCATCTGGCCGAACTGTTCCGGCTGGCCGATGCCGCGCGCTGCCTGAAGGACCCGGACCTCGCGGCCGCCCGCATGCGCAAGGTGCTTGCGGTGGCAGGCGTTGACTAG
- a CDS encoding conserved hypothetical protein (Evidence 4 : Unknown function but conserved in other organisms), which yields MNAAALEIAVTRFREDDAPFLSARRIAALLGVTLTELAALAGVARNTLTAKSGARKVDQALSPVARIVAMASEMAGGDERAALWFKHQPIPGWAGKTAYDLVREGKADKVLAYLEAVRSGVYA from the coding sequence ATGAACGCCGCTGCCCTGGAAATCGCCGTAACCCGCTTCCGCGAGGATGACGCGCCCTTCCTGTCGGCACGGCGCATCGCGGCCTTGCTCGGTGTGACCTTGACCGAGCTGGCGGCGCTGGCGGGCGTTGCCCGCAACACCCTGACCGCCAAGAGCGGCGCCCGCAAGGTGGACCAGGCCCTGAGCCCTGTCGCGCGGATTGTCGCGATGGCCTCCGAGATGGCCGGCGGCGACGAGCGCGCCGCCCTCTGGTTCAAGCATCAGCCCATCCCGGGCTGGGCCGGCAAGACGGCCTATGATCTCGTGCGCGAGGGCAAGGCCGACAAGGTGCTCGCCTATCTGGAGGCGGTGCGCTCCGGCGTCTATGCCTGA
- a CDS encoding Sugar phosphate isomerases/epimerase yields the protein MPVEGLSINLATVRQQWDMRQAVDACLAQGITAIAPWRDQVAKIGLDEAARLVASNDLKVTGLCRGGMFPAADAAGRTAAIDDNKRAIDEACALRADCLVLVVGGLPENSRDIVHAREMVADGIAAILPHARAAGMPLAIEPLHPMYAADRACVNTLGQALDICELLGDGVGVAIDVYHVWWDPDLARQIARAGTLGRILAHHICDWLVPTRDLLLDRGMMGDGVIDLKGIRRMIEAAGFHGHQEVEIFSAENWWKRPGEEVLATCVERFHTVC from the coding sequence GTGCCCGTAGAAGGTCTTTCCATCAATCTCGCGACCGTGCGCCAGCAGTGGGACATGCGCCAGGCGGTTGATGCCTGCCTTGCGCAGGGCATCACGGCGATCGCTCCGTGGCGTGATCAGGTCGCCAAGATCGGTCTCGACGAGGCAGCCCGTCTCGTCGCGAGCAACGACCTCAAGGTTACGGGTCTGTGCCGGGGCGGGATGTTCCCGGCGGCTGACGCGGCCGGTCGCACTGCGGCGATCGACGACAACAAGCGGGCCATCGACGAAGCCTGCGCCCTCCGCGCTGATTGTCTGGTACTGGTGGTGGGCGGCTTGCCGGAGAACTCGCGCGACATCGTCCATGCCCGTGAGATGGTGGCCGACGGCATCGCCGCCATCCTGCCGCATGCCCGCGCCGCCGGCATGCCGCTCGCCATCGAGCCCTTGCATCCCATGTATGCGGCGGACCGCGCCTGCGTGAACACGCTCGGCCAGGCGCTCGACATCTGTGAGCTTTTAGGGGACGGCGTCGGCGTCGCCATCGATGTCTACCACGTCTGGTGGGACCCCGATCTTGCTCGGCAGATCGCGCGGGCCGGCACCTTGGGCCGCATCCTCGCGCACCACATCTGCGACTGGCTGGTGCCGACGCGCGATCTTCTGCTCGATCGCGGCATGATGGGAGACGGCGTCATCGACCTTAAGGGCATCAGGCGGATGATCGAGGCAGCGGGTTTCCATGGCCATCAGGAGGTGGAGATTTTCTCCGCCGAGAACTGGTGGAAACGCCCGGGCGAAGAGGTGCTCGCCACCTGCGTCGAGCGCTTCCACACGGTGTGCTGA
- a CDS encoding putative PIG3 family NAD(P)H quinone oxidoreductase (Evidence 3 : Putative function from multiple computational evidences), whose amino-acid sequence MSETVALPATMTAIATDGFGPPEVLKPVERPLPQPGRGEILIRVAAAGINRPDVVQRKGGYPPPPGAPDIPGLECAGTVVAVGPDCQRYRPGDKVCALVAGGGYADYCLAPEPQVLPVPGDLSMVEAAALPETLFTVWSNVFDRARLQPGESFLVHGGTSGIGTTAIQLASAFGARVFATAGSAEKCAACKDLGADVAINYRDEDFVARVKAETDRRGVDVILDMVGGSYTPRNIDTLAFDGRLAQIAFMGGAKIEADFTKLMTKRLTWIGATLRARSIADKGAIAAALEAKVWPLIAEGRIKPLIYKTFPMIEAAQAHALMETSEHIGKIVLTNV is encoded by the coding sequence GTGTCCGAGACCGTTGCATTGCCCGCGACCATGACCGCGATCGCTACCGATGGCTTCGGCCCGCCCGAGGTTCTGAAGCCGGTGGAGCGGCCCCTGCCCCAACCCGGCCGCGGCGAGATTCTCATCAGGGTCGCGGCGGCCGGGATCAACCGTCCGGATGTCGTGCAGCGCAAGGGCGGCTATCCGCCGCCACCCGGCGCGCCCGACATCCCGGGCCTCGAATGCGCCGGCACGGTCGTCGCCGTTGGCCCGGATTGCCAGCGCTACCGGCCAGGCGACAAAGTCTGCGCTCTGGTTGCCGGCGGCGGCTACGCCGACTATTGCCTCGCGCCCGAACCACAGGTGCTGCCGGTACCCGGTGATCTGTCCATGGTCGAGGCAGCGGCTCTGCCCGAGACCCTCTTCACGGTGTGGAGCAACGTCTTCGACCGCGCGAGGCTGCAGCCGGGCGAGAGTTTTCTCGTCCATGGCGGTACCAGCGGCATCGGCACGACCGCTATTCAACTGGCGAGCGCCTTCGGTGCACGGGTCTTCGCGACGGCGGGCAGCGCCGAGAAATGCGCCGCCTGCAAGGATCTCGGCGCGGATGTTGCGATCAACTACCGCGACGAGGATTTCGTGGCGCGGGTTAAGGCGGAGACCGACCGCCGCGGTGTGGACGTCATTCTCGACATGGTCGGTGGCAGCTACACGCCACGCAATATCGACACGCTGGCCTTTGACGGGCGGCTGGCGCAGATCGCCTTCATGGGCGGGGCGAAGATCGAGGCCGATTTCACGAAGTTGATGACCAAGCGCCTCACCTGGATCGGCGCGACGCTGCGCGCCCGCTCCATTGCCGACAAGGGGGCGATTGCCGCGGCGCTGGAGGCCAAGGTCTGGCCGCTGATCGCGGAGGGGCGTATCAAGCCACTGATCTACAAGACATTTCCGATGATCGAGGCGGCGCAGGCGCATGCCTTGATGGAAACGAGCGAACATATCGGCAAGATCGTGCTGACCAATGTCTAG
- a CDS encoding NAD-dependent formate dehydrogenase delta subunit — MSPDTLIRMANQIAAFFKAQGTETAPAAIAEHLQLFWDPRMRKAIIELEVTGAASGLDPSAAAAVRMLKPVGSAIGPN, encoded by the coding sequence ATGTCGCCTGATACGCTCATTCGCATGGCCAACCAGATCGCGGCCTTCTTCAAGGCCCAGGGCACCGAGACGGCACCGGCTGCCATTGCCGAGCATCTCCAGTTATTCTGGGACCCGCGCATGCGCAAAGCCATCATCGAACTGGAAGTGACTGGGGCGGCCAGCGGTCTCGATCCGTCCGCCGCCGCGGCCGTGCGGATGCTCAAGCCCGTGGGCTCTGCCATCGGGCCGAATTGA
- the bglX gene encoding Periplasmic beta-glucosidase, protein MTHGCKIGSMTAALVALALALPAQAQTPAAQQPPAASAQVSAQNMPERASARVEDLLARMTIAEKVGQLVLLSSNRAVTGPYTTPDVTGSLERGELGGIFNTYDVAFTRQLQETAVKRTRLGIPLLFGFDVLHGHRTIFPIPLGQAASFDLEAIEGAERIAGREAAAAGINWVYAPMLDVTRDPRWGRIAEGAGESPWLGAQIGAARVRGFQGERLDADDSVAACVKHFGANGAVESGRDYTAGSLSERALRETYLPPFKATVAAGVRCFMAAFNTFDGVPGVANRHLLTDILRKEWGFPGVVVSDFGAVEELVTHGVAADREEAASRALTAGTDIEMQGEAFRRDLPRLVAEGTVPMAVLDTAVRRVLSLKEELGLFDKPFGRMDEARERATLFAPAHHQASLALAEKSLVLLKNERQILPLSPDVRRIAVIGPLADDRADTLGPWAANGQPGDAITLAAGLRQALPKAVVEVVSAGGVNGSSPEERAAAVAVARTADVVVLALGEKSTQSGEAASRTDLGLPGNQMDLARDVFAVGKPTAVVLFHGRPLALAPLAEEAPAILSAWFPGSMGGLAIARTLIGENEPRGRLPVTFPRSVGQIPIYHDHLRTGRPPANPPRPYTASYLDESSDPLFPFGYGLSYTDFAFSPPRMAPIVKSGEPIQVSVDVTNTGRRPGTALVQLYVNQPVAEISRPVKELRGFRHVALEPGETRTVMLSLKAEDLAYWHPDGRWATDAGRFRVMTGANSADLQDVEFTLQK, encoded by the coding sequence ATGACGCATGGCTGTAAGATCGGGAGCATGACCGCGGCGTTGGTGGCACTCGCCCTCGCACTCCCGGCGCAGGCACAGACGCCGGCGGCACAGCAACCGCCCGCCGCCTCCGCACAGGTTAGCGCCCAGAACATGCCCGAGCGCGCCTCGGCGCGGGTCGAGGACCTCCTCGCGCGGATGACGATCGCGGAGAAAGTAGGGCAGCTCGTGCTGTTGTCGAGCAACCGCGCGGTCACGGGTCCCTACACCACGCCTGACGTCACCGGCTCGCTCGAAAGGGGCGAGCTTGGCGGCATCTTCAACACCTATGACGTGGCGTTCACGCGGCAATTGCAGGAGACGGCGGTCAAGCGCACCCGCCTCGGCATCCCGCTTCTCTTCGGTTTCGATGTTCTGCACGGCCACCGGACGATTTTCCCAATCCCGTTGGGGCAGGCCGCCAGCTTCGATCTCGAGGCGATCGAGGGGGCGGAGCGGATAGCCGGGCGGGAAGCTGCCGCCGCGGGCATCAATTGGGTCTATGCGCCGATGCTGGACGTGACGCGTGACCCACGCTGGGGACGAATCGCGGAGGGGGCGGGCGAATCGCCCTGGCTGGGCGCCCAGATCGGCGCCGCGCGTGTCCGGGGCTTCCAGGGCGAGCGGCTGGATGCCGACGATTCCGTCGCGGCCTGCGTCAAGCATTTCGGCGCGAATGGGGCGGTTGAGTCGGGTCGCGACTACACGGCCGGATCCCTCTCCGAGCGTGCGTTGCGCGAGACCTATCTGCCGCCATTCAAGGCGACCGTCGCGGCCGGCGTGCGCTGCTTCATGGCGGCCTTCAACACCTTCGATGGCGTGCCCGGCGTCGCCAACCGCCATCTGCTCACGGATATCCTGCGCAAGGAATGGGGCTTCCCCGGCGTTGTCGTCAGCGATTTCGGCGCGGTTGAGGAGCTCGTCACGCACGGGGTTGCGGCGGACCGCGAGGAAGCCGCGAGCCGCGCGCTCACAGCGGGGACCGACATCGAAATGCAAGGCGAGGCCTTCAGGCGCGACCTGCCGCGCCTGGTCGCCGAGGGCACAGTGCCGATGGCGGTGCTCGACACGGCTGTGCGCCGGGTCCTCTCGCTCAAGGAAGAGCTCGGACTGTTCGACAAGCCCTTCGGGCGCATGGATGAAGCGCGGGAACGCGCGACCCTGTTCGCCCCTGCGCATCATCAGGCTTCCCTCGCGCTCGCGGAAAAATCGCTCGTTCTCCTGAAGAACGAGCGCCAGATCCTGCCCCTCTCACCCGATGTGAGGCGCATCGCGGTGATCGGACCGCTGGCGGACGACCGCGCGGATACGCTCGGGCCCTGGGCGGCGAATGGCCAGCCGGGCGATGCCATCACGTTGGCGGCGGGGCTGCGGCAGGCGCTGCCGAAGGCCGTGGTCGAGGTTGTCTCCGCCGGTGGGGTCAATGGCAGTTCGCCAGAGGAGCGCGCGGCCGCCGTCGCCGTGGCACGCACCGCCGACGTCGTCGTGCTCGCGCTGGGGGAGAAGTCGACCCAGAGCGGCGAGGCCGCAAGCCGCACCGACCTTGGCCTTCCCGGCAACCAAATGGATCTCGCCCGTGACGTGTTCGCTGTGGGCAAGCCAACCGCGGTCGTGCTGTTCCACGGCCGGCCGCTGGCGCTGGCTCCCTTGGCGGAGGAGGCACCGGCCATTCTCTCCGCCTGGTTCCCAGGCTCGATGGGCGGGCTGGCCATCGCACGCACGCTGATCGGCGAGAACGAACCCCGCGGCCGCCTGCCGGTGACCTTTCCACGCTCGGTGGGGCAGATCCCGATCTATCACGACCACCTGCGTACCGGGCGGCCGCCGGCCAATCCGCCGCGCCCCTATACGGCGAGCTATCTCGACGAGAGCTCGGATCCGCTCTTTCCCTTCGGATACGGGCTGAGTTACACCGACTTCGCCTTCTCGCCGCCCCGCATGGCACCCATCGTCAAAAGCGGCGAACCCATCCAGGTTTCGGTGGATGTCACCAATACCGGGCGACGGCCGGGCACGGCCTTGGTGCAGCTCTACGTCAATCAGCCGGTTGCGGAGATTTCAAGGCCGGTCAAGGAGTTGCGGGGATTTCGTCACGTTGCGCTGGAACCGGGCGAAACACGCACGGTCATGCTGTCGCTCAAGGCTGAAGATCTGGCCTATTGGCATCCGGACGGGCGCTGGGCCACCGATGCCGGGCGTTTTCGCGTGATGACCGGCGCCAATTCCGCCGACCTTCAGGACGTGGAATTCACGCTGCAGAAATAA
- the fdhD gene encoding Sulfur carrier protein FdhD, with product MVAPTEMRAVTRWRDGIASAARREVAEETAVALTYGGSTQAVMMASPCDLEDFAVGFSLTEGIVTSAAEIEHIDIVETELGLDIQMRLASPRSAAFVSRRRAMAGPVGCGLCGIESLAEAMRPLPAVAPDGRRVKADVIANALRRLPKAQVLNRATRAVHGAAFATPAGFFAMREDVGRHNALDKLVGALARSGVDPAAGFIMVTSRLSVEMVQKAAIFGTPVLVAVSAPTALAARSAEAAGMTLVAVAREDGFEVVTRPDRIDFTRLDADAEDGQFDVA from the coding sequence GTGGTTGCACCAACCGAGATGCGCGCCGTCACGCGATGGCGCGATGGCATCGCGAGCGCGGCGCGGCGCGAGGTTGCCGAGGAGACGGCCGTCGCCTTGACCTATGGCGGCAGCACCCAGGCGGTGATGATGGCGAGCCCGTGCGACCTCGAGGATTTCGCGGTTGGCTTCAGCTTGACAGAGGGTATCGTCACTTCGGCCGCCGAGATCGAGCACATCGATATCGTGGAGACGGAACTCGGGCTCGATATCCAGATGCGGCTCGCATCGCCGCGTAGCGCAGCCTTCGTCAGCCGCCGGCGGGCGATGGCGGGCCCCGTGGGTTGCGGCCTGTGCGGCATCGAGAGCCTGGCCGAGGCCATGCGTCCCCTCCCCGCGGTTGCGCCCGACGGCCGGCGCGTGAAGGCGGATGTGATCGCCAACGCGTTGCGCCGTTTGCCCAAGGCCCAGGTGCTCAACCGCGCCACCCGCGCCGTTCATGGAGCCGCCTTCGCCACGCCGGCGGGCTTTTTCGCCATGCGCGAGGATGTCGGCCGGCACAATGCTCTCGATAAGCTCGTGGGCGCGCTCGCACGGTCAGGCGTCGATCCCGCCGCGGGCTTCATCATGGTCACGAGCCGCCTCTCGGTGGAGATGGTGCAGAAGGCTGCGATTTTTGGCACGCCGGTCCTCGTCGCGGTCTCGGCGCCGACGGCCCTCGCCGCTCGCAGCGCCGAGGCGGCGGGCATGACGCTTGTCGCCGTCGCGCGGGAGGATGGCTTCGAGGTGGTGACGCGCCCTGACCGCATTGATTTCACACGTCTCGACGCCGACGCTGAGGATGGCCAATTCGATGTCGCCTGA